Proteins from one Parasteatoda tepidariorum isolate YZ-2023 chromosome 4, CAS_Ptep_4.0, whole genome shotgun sequence genomic window:
- the LOC110282868 gene encoding cytochrome P450 3A19-like translates to MATVFPAGDDVYQQDNAPCHKSRNVMDWLEEHSSDFQVMFWSPNSSDLNPIEHLWSYLENQIRAVTLPPRNVRELQDQLVSAWCHIPQTTYQHFVESLPRCVLAVLRAKGGPTSGSGTKLTEEEVVAQAFVVFIAGYETTSTALAFTCHLLATHPEVQNRLYEEIQQEKDSDYSTVQGLQYLDQVLNESLRMYPPLTGLTTRVCDRDYDTGSYTIPKRSNILVPVWDIQHDPEIWPDPYKFDTDRFSMENKGSIKSMAFQTFGTGPRNCVGARFAQLEAKMAIFKLLKNVKLQVCEKTENPLSLHCITVVTSPKNGFWLKADPRN, encoded by the exons atggcaacagtttttcctgcgggggatgatgtttaccaacaggataatgcgcCATGCCATAAGAGTCGAAACGTCATGGATTGGTtggaggaacattccagtgactttcaagtcatgtttTGGTCCCCAAATTCatctgaccttaatccaatagagcatttgtggtcctacttggaaaaccaaattcgtgctgtcacgctaccccctcgcaatgtgagagaattgcaggaccagttggtgagcgcttggtgccacatacctcagactacctatcagcacttTGTGGAATCATTGCCACGGTgtgtgctagcagttttgagggctaaaggtggtcctacat CTGGAAGTGGAACAAAGCTAACGGAAGAGGAGGTTGTGGCCCAAGCGTTCGTAGTATTCATAGCAGGTTATGAAACAACGTCTACTGCTTTGGCGTTCACATGTCATCTGTTAGCAACACATCCCGAAGTACAAAATCGTCTTTACGAAGAAATTCAACAGGAAAAGGATTCAGATTACTCCACTGTACAAG gACTCCAGTACTTGGACCAAGTACTCAATGAATCTCTTCGAATGTACCCACCTTTAACAGGTCTTACAACCAGAGTTTGCGATCGAGATTACGACACAGGATCCTACACGATTCCAAAAAGATCGAACATTTTAGTTCCAGTATGGGACATCCAACATGATCCAGAAATTTGGCCCGATCCTTACAAATTTGATACAGATCGCTTTTCTATGGAGAACAAAGGATCAATAAAAAGCATGGCCTTCCAAACATTCGGAACTGGCCCCAGAAATTGCGTTGGTGCTCGTTTTGCTCAGCTGGAAGCAAAAATGGCGATTTTCAAACTCTTGAAAAATGTGAAGTTGCAAGTCTGTGAGAAAACTGAAAATCCCCTCTCTTTGCATTGTATTACTGTGGTTACGTCGCCAAAGAATGGGTTTTGGCTGAAAGCTGAtccaagaaattaa